A window of Paenibacillus sp. 19GGS1-52 contains these coding sequences:
- a CDS encoding AraC family transcriptional regulator codes for MKQMFVTALDRSLPIFIETMGWNERQDEFNRPQGYHCYHWLQTTEGEGQFEISDKIVTLAPNQGILLQPNASHSYVAQSNPWSTWYITFNGNLAPFIVSSLGLATSTVISWEPSSRLSTLHKSSENLARPSFDFNGMDGSAFVYRFLMDLKRYGQVDNQRSFSQHTERLMPLIRFLEENYSNPAFGLTQLAEYAGISSQRLNYLFRMTTGMSPYQYLIHLRIQKSKEYLINEKKLTVKAIASLVGFLDSSHFVYTFRKIESKTPQSFRDLN; via the coding sequence ATGAAACAAATGTTTGTCACAGCTTTGGACCGTTCGCTACCCATTTTCATCGAGACGATGGGATGGAATGAAAGGCAGGATGAGTTTAATCGGCCGCAAGGATATCACTGTTATCATTGGCTGCAAACAACTGAGGGGGAAGGTCAATTTGAAATTTCGGATAAAATAGTCACCTTGGCGCCAAACCAAGGGATTTTGCTGCAACCTAATGCTTCACATAGCTATGTAGCTCAGTCTAATCCTTGGTCGACCTGGTATATCACATTTAATGGCAACCTTGCTCCATTCATTGTTTCTTCTCTCGGTTTGGCAACTTCCACAGTGATTAGCTGGGAACCCAGTTCCAGGCTATCTACTCTGCATAAAAGCAGTGAAAATTTGGCAAGGCCGAGCTTTGATTTTAACGGAATGGATGGTTCCGCTTTTGTATATCGTTTTCTTATGGACCTGAAAAGATATGGACAAGTTGATAACCAACGTTCCTTTTCCCAGCATACCGAAAGATTAATGCCATTGATTCGTTTTCTTGAAGAGAACTATTCTAACCCGGCTTTTGGATTAACCCAATTGGCAGAATACGCTGGCATTAGCTCGCAACGATTGAACTACCTATTCAGAATGACAACAGGGATGAGTCCTTACCAATACCTCATCCACTTGCGCATTCAGAAATCCAAAGAGTATTTGATAAACGAAAAAAAGCTCACCGTCAAGGCGATTGCCTCTTTGGTGGGCTTTTTGGATAGTAGTCATTTTGTGTATACTTTCAGGAAAATTGAATCAAAGACTCCCCAGAGTTTTCGCGATCTCAATTAA